DNA from Metabacillus flavus:
GGAATTCCTGATGAACAAAGAGGAGAATCGTATGATTGCAAATCTCCTGGTTTACAGCTTGTTTACAAACTCTGTCCAAATTGATCTGTTTTTCTTTACGAAATCCTAATAAAGGATGGAACAATCGGCCCGTTCAACCATTGCCTATCCCATGCTTTAATTGTTAAGGGACTAACGTGTCCAAATTAAAGGAAAGCAGGGAAAAAAGTGAAAGTTTTGCAATCCGTCCTCATATCTTTAGCGATACTTACAGGTACCAGTGTTACGCAAAGTTCTATTCCATCAGCTTCAGCAGCCGCTGTAAGAGACATTGTGATCAATGAAGTGGCTTGGATGGGTACAACAACATCTTATAATGATGAGTGGATCGAGCTTTATAATCCCACCACAGCAGACATCAGCCTAAACGAATGGACATTAAAAACGGCAGATGGATCTGTAGCGATTTCTTTAACTGGCACCATTCCGGCTAAAGGGTATTTTCTTGCTGAGAGAACGGATGACACTACCGTTCCAAACATCACAGCGGACATAATTTACAGCGGTACCCTTGAAAATACGAATGAAACACTTGAACTATATGATACTGCGGGCAATCTGGTTGATAACACTGGCAGCTGGTATGCCGGAGATAATACGGCGAAAGCAACGATGGAAAGAAATGATCCTGCTGTTGACGGGAACAGTGCTTTAAACTGGAGCAGTTCCACCTATTCTTACAGCGGGGGATTCGGAACACCCAAGGCTGTGAATTCAAAATCAGTGAAAACAGAAGAACATTTGAATCACGTGAGTGAAGATTTAAATGCCATTAATGTTTATTTTAATAAAAGCGCGCAACCGCAATTTGCTTCAGCAGGAAATGAAGCAAACTATAATGTAAACCTTGAAAACCGTTTAATCAAACGGCTGAACAGTGCGAAAACGTCGATCGATTTTGCGACGTATGAAATTAATCTGCCCCGTGTAGTCGATACGCTGATGCAGAAAGCCGCTCAGGGTGTTCAAGTACGCGTTCTTGCAGATGCAAAAGATTCAGCAGACCCGGATTATGTTGAGCGCTATGAGACGATGCGTCTATATCTGGAGAGATTAGCCAGAGGAGCAGATGGGAAGATTGGTACGGGGGATGATGTGCATATTTTCTCTGATTCTCCGATGTTTGCTGTGGAAGATGCAGCAAATAGATCAGCAAATGGACTTCCTTCCGATTTATCTGATATTCCGGTAAAAACCGTTGAAGTGGG
Protein-coding regions in this window:
- a CDS encoding phospholipase D-like domain-containing protein, encoding MKVLQSVLISLAILTGTSVTQSSIPSASAAAVRDIVINEVAWMGTTTSYNDEWIELYNPTTADISLNEWTLKTADGSVAISLTGTIPAKGYFLAERTDDTTVPNITADIIYSGTLENTNETLELYDTAGNLVDNTGSWYAGDNTAKATMERNDPAVDGNSALNWSSSTYSYSGGFGTPKAVNSKSVKTEEHLNHVSEDLNAINVYFNKSAQPQFASAGNEANYNVNLENRLIKRLNSAKTSIDFATYEINLPRVVDTLMQKAAQGVQVRVLADAKDSADPDYVERYETMRLYLERLARGADGKIGTGDDVHIFSDSPMFAVEDAANRSANGLPSDLSDIPVKTVEVGSALQSGHLFVNGEEKASNSYYSPNNQMHNKFAIVDNTWVFTGSWNFTVTGLYGDEANMSQGILDGNQNHSVEFHSPELAGVYQTEFNEMWGSGTAQPAPSAANFNSRKTDNTPHVLNIGGKKVEVYFSGGDDALGKLVNLVKNEADYSAYFTIFAWSDQALVNELKNKWEGSYEDQTGTLTGFDVKGVFDSSYWNQWWSASVEMRGVTASQSSTDNPNIRWKNPAPVYQDAESRKLHAKTMIIDADTSSDPTVVAGSTNWSTNGNSENDENMLFIHDAAIANQFVQEFNARYTSAGGQVN